The following are encoded together in the Serratia odorifera genome:
- a CDS encoding fimbrial protein, with product MGAGNTVTQLACSLNATNIQVPLGDVLATEFTGVGTTLKPKAFNVGLACDANAKINVSLGGAQSVESSDSSILQLTNAGSAGVAKGVGVQLLYNNTPLKLNQVMPLKTSAGGQETFPFTAHYYQTAANITAGSANTTATLNISYQ from the coding sequence ATGGGCGCTGGCAACACCGTAACCCAACTGGCCTGCTCGCTGAATGCTACCAATATTCAGGTGCCGCTGGGAGATGTGTTGGCAACCGAATTTACCGGCGTGGGGACGACGCTAAAACCCAAGGCGTTTAACGTCGGCTTAGCCTGTGATGCCAATGCAAAAATCAACGTCTCGCTGGGGGGGGCGCAAAGTGTCGAGAGCAGCGATAGCAGTATCTTGCAGCTCACTAACGCCGGCAGCGCCGGGGTGGCCAAAGGGGTTGGCGTACAGCTGTTGTACAATAATACGCCGCTAAAACTCAACCAGGTGATGCCGTTGAAAACCTCGGCCGGTGGTCAGGAAACCTTCCCGTTTACCGCCCATTATTATCAGACCGCCGCAAATATCACCGCTGGTTCGGCGAATACCACCGCCACGCTGAATATTTCTTATCAGTGA
- the speG gene encoding spermidine N1-acetyltransferase, whose protein sequence is MSSSASVRLRPLERDDLTFVHQMDNNASVMRYWFEEPYEAFVELSDLYDKHIHDQSERRFIIEHQGAKVGLVELVEIDHIHRRAEFQIIIDPAHQGKGYASTAAKLAMDYGFSVLNLYKLYLIVDKENPKAIHIYSKLGFEVEGELIDEFFVNGEYRTVLRMCIFQPQYLAKFKTPVDKPRVK, encoded by the coding sequence ATGTCCAGCTCTGCCAGCGTCCGATTGCGCCCATTGGAACGGGATGATTTGACGTTCGTCCACCAGATGGACAACAACGCCAGCGTAATGCGCTACTGGTTCGAGGAGCCTTACGAGGCCTTCGTCGAACTGTCCGATCTGTATGACAAGCATATCCACGACCAAAGCGAGCGCCGTTTTATCATTGAACACCAGGGAGCCAAAGTCGGCCTGGTAGAACTGGTGGAGATCGATCATATCCATCGCCGCGCGGAATTTCAGATCATCATCGATCCGGCGCACCAGGGCAAAGGCTACGCCAGCACCGCCGCCAAACTGGCGATGGATTATGGCTTTTCGGTGCTGAACCTGTACAAGCTGTACCTGATCGTCGACAAGGAAAACCCGAAGGCGATCCACATCTACAGCAAACTGGGCTTTGAGGTCGAGGGTGAGCTGATCGACGAGTTCTTCGTCAATGGCGAATATCGCACCGTACTGCGCATGTGCATCTTCCAGCCGCAGTATCTGGCGAAGTTTAAAACGCCGGTTGATAAGCCGCGGGTGAAGTGA
- the purN gene encoding phosphoribosylglycinamide formyltransferase, with translation MKKIVVLISGQGSNLQALIDACQQGRVAAEIVAVFSNKAQAYGLQRAEAAGIAAHALDAKSFADRDAFDAALAQAIDQYQPDLVVLAGYMRILSAAFVQHYAGRMLNIHPSLLPKYPGLHTHRQAIDNGDSEHGTSVHFVTEQLDGGPVILQAKVPIFPGDEEDEVVERVQAQEHTLYPLVVNWFVEGRLAMRDGAAWLDGQPLPEQGHAAD, from the coding sequence ATGAAAAAGATTGTGGTGTTGATCTCCGGTCAGGGGAGCAATCTCCAGGCGTTGATTGACGCCTGCCAGCAGGGCCGCGTTGCCGCCGAGATCGTGGCGGTATTCAGCAACAAGGCTCAGGCCTATGGCTTGCAGCGCGCCGAAGCGGCAGGCATTGCCGCCCATGCGCTGGATGCCAAATCCTTTGCCGATCGCGATGCGTTCGACGCCGCGCTGGCGCAGGCCATCGACCAATACCAGCCGGATCTGGTGGTGCTGGCCGGCTACATGCGTATTCTCAGCGCCGCGTTCGTGCAGCACTACGCTGGCCGGATGTTGAACATTCACCCTTCCCTGCTGCCGAAGTACCCTGGCCTGCATACCCATCGTCAGGCGATCGACAACGGTGATAGCGAACATGGCACCTCGGTGCATTTCGTTACCGAGCAGCTCGACGGCGGGCCGGTAATTCTGCAGGCCAAGGTGCCTATCTTCCCTGGCGACGAGGAAGATGAGGTGGTGGAACGCGTGCAGGCGCAGGAACACACCCTGTATCCGCTGGTGGTGAACTGGTTTGTCGAAGGGCGCCTGGCGATGCGTGACGGCGCAGCCTGGCTCGATGGCCAACCCCTGCCAGAGCAGGGACACGCGGCGGACTGA